AGCGCGTCCGGGAAGGCGTTGCCCGTCGCCAGGAAGACCGTGTCGTAGGAGTCGGCGGGGAACGCGTCGGCGACGAGCCTGCGGGAGGTGTCGTAGCGGTCCGACCCGGCGATGCGGTCGACCGTGGCGTCGGTGAGGCTCGCGATGTCGTCGACGACGGCGTCGCTGACCGAGAGGGAGCTGCCGGCGACGACGATCCGCTTCGGGTCGAGGCGGACGATCTCCGCGGCGACGACGTCGAACAGCTTGTTCGGGTCGGTCAGCAGCAGGGCGCCGTCCTGTGCGGCCGCGGCGGGGCCGGCGCTCAGGGCGTCGGGCCAGTTCGCGCCGCTCGCGATGTAGAGGACGTCGACGGTGTCGAAGGTCGACTTCGTGATCGCGACCCCGGTCGCGTAGCGGTCGCCGCCCTGCAGGCGCGAGACGCTCGAGCCGTAGATCTTCGGAGCGAAGTCGATACCGGTGCGGCCGGCGGCCGGGACCGTGGTGAGGGCCTGCTCGGTGAGCCTCGGGAGCTTCGAGAAGTACTGGTCGTCGTAGGCGGGGTAGGCGTCCTCGGCCGAGCGGAAGACGTACTCACCGGCGGGGATCGACGGGAGCGACCACGGCACGGCGGTCGTCGGGGCGCCGCCTGCGGGGGCGTCGTCGTCGAGCTTGTAGAAGGCGTCGCTGCCCTCCTCGTACCACCAGGCCTGCACCTCGAGGGCCGTGGTCGCGACTCCGGCGACCGCGTCGGCGGTGACCGAGCCCGAGACCGGGGCGGAGCGCGGGAGGGTGATCGTGAGGCCCCCGGTCGTCGCGGCGAGAGGCGCAGCCTCGACGGGGATGGGGGTGTCGTCGCCGTACCAGACGGGGTACCAGTCGGAGTCGCCGATGACCGACGCCTCCAGGTAGTAGTTCTCGCCGCCGGGGAGAGTGATCGAGAACGTCGACTCGACGACGACCGTCGACACCTCGACGAAGGCGTCGTTCTCGACGCGGAGGGAGTACGCGGCGCCGGCGGGGGCGGGGTGCGCCTCGTCGACGTCCGACAGCGCGATGGTGCCCGAGAGCACGACCTCGGCGCTGCCGGTCTGCGCGGTCTCGCGGCCGCTCTTCTGGCCGGTGGAGGCGGCGGTCGCCGCAGCGGCGGGGCTCGCGGCGAGCCCCGTGGTGAGGAGCGCAGCGGCGAGGCCGATCGCGGCGAGGGAGGCGAGGGGGCGGCGTGAGTTCACAGCAGATCTTTCGAGAGGATCCGCGGTGGGCCGCGGGCGGACACGTGTCTGAATGCTAGCCGCCGATGTGCTTCGAAGTTCCCTGGCGGGGCGGAGGGAAGGCCCCCAACAGGGGGCCCTCCGTCATCGGCCGCGCGACGCGTAGTAGTCGGTGACGACCTGCTGTCCCGGCTTCGCGTACATGCAGTAGTCGGTGTTCTCCTCCGTGTCGGCCGGATCGTAGAGGGCGACCGGCCAGTCCCAGAGGGCGAAGCCTCCGACCCAGTCGCGCGAGCGGCACGCCTCGAACATCTCGCTCAGGTACTCGGCCTGCGCCCGCCCCGACGGAGCGCCCTGCAGCGTCCAGTCGTTCGGGCGCTCGGGAGACGTGTCGCGGCTCGGGCAGCCCGCCTCGATGAAGAGGAACGGCTTGCCGAAGCGGCGGGCGACCGGCTCGATCCGGTCGAGCTGCTGCTCCCACTGCCCCGTCGGGTAGTAGCCGCTGGCCGAGATCACATCGACCGCGTCCCACCACTCGACGTGATCCTCCTGGTACTTGTCGCAGTTGTACGTGACGATCCCGGAGTAGACCGCCCGCACCTCGGCGACGAGGGCGCGCCACTCGGCCTGGCGCGGATCGGCGCGCACCATCTCGCAGCCGATGCAGAGCATCTCGGCCCCCTCCTGCTCCGCGATCTCAGCGAAGTGGACGATGTACTCGGTGTACGAGGCGAACCAGTCGCTCCAGTGCGCCTCGCCGGGCACGTCCCAGTCGAAGAAGCCGATGTAGCCGCGCCAGAGCCCGTCGCGGCAGTTGACCGTGGGCTTCAGCACCGCCTTCCAGCCGCGCTCGTGCACCGCGCGGATCGCCCAGCGCACCTCGTCGTCGGTCGGCGTGGGCGCCTCCCGCCACGGGATCTCGGTCGAGACGACCGTGTCCTGCAGCGTCGCGAAGGCGATCGTGACCCAGTTGAGGCCCAGCGGGCGCATCTCGTCGAGCGAGTGCTCGGCCTGCGGAGTCGCCCAGGTGCCGCGGACTCCCGTCCAGCCCCAGGTCATCCCGGAGAAGTGCTCATCGAGAGCGGACAGATCGACGCTCATGCGGTCACCGCCGTGAGGAGCGCGTTGGCGCTGCGGAGCACCTCGGGCGCGGTGAACGCCTCCGGAGCGACGCCCGACGCCGTGCGGACGTGGAACGTGACGCTCTCGCCGGGGAGCAGGGTCACGAGCATGTCGTCGACCTCGGCGTCCGGAGCGGCGACATCGGCCAGGAGCGCCAGCTCGCGGACCAGGGTGCGCGCGGTCACGGTGACGTCGACGCCTCCCTCGACCGCGTGCGCCTCGGTCTCGAGCACGGCCTCGCCCAGCGACGAGTCGCGGAACTCGGAGAAGAACCAGAGCCCGCGCTCGCCGCCGAACTCGGCGACGAGCAGCTCGGAGGCGGCATCGGAGGGGGCTCCGAGGTCGAGCGGCACGCGGAGGGTCGTCCGCGCGGGCACCTCGATCGCGAGCGAGCTCTCCTCGAGCACCGCCCCGTCGAACGAGCGGCGCGTGCTCCGCAGCGTCGCCGTCCAGTCGGCGTCGGTGTCGTTCGAGAGCGACGCCTCGAGGCGCTCGCCCTCGGGCTGCACGGTCACGACGCGGTCGGCGAAGGCCGCGCGGATCGCGTACCAGAGCGGCTTCCGCCTCCCGTAGCCGTCGACCGCGGCCCACGAGACCACGGGCCAGTTGTCGTTGAGCTGCCAGACGATCGCGCCGGTGTTGTGCGGCTGCAGCGAGCGGAACCAGTCGAGCGCCGTGCGGATCGCGAGCGCCTGGTTGAGGCCCATCGCCCAGTGCCACTCGGGCATGGTGTTCGGCAGCGGCAGGTGCGCGACGAGGCCGTCGGTGAGCTTGACGTTGCCCTCCATCGCCTTCTGGTGCACGAGCATCGACGGCGACTCCGGCGTGAGCGGCTCGTCGGGCATCGCCTCGGCGAGCGTCGCCCAGGTCGGCGGGCCCTGCCAGCCGAACTCCGAGACGAAGCGCGGGCGCACCTCGCGGTAGCGCGGGTAGTCTTCGCGGTTCCAGTGCTCCCAGAGGTGCGTGGTGCCGTTCAGCGCGTCGTTGGGGTGCTGGGAGCGGTCGGGCGAGAACGGGCTGCCGGGCGTGTAGACCACGTGCGGCGCGAGCTCGTCGACGATCCCGGGGAACACGTCGTAGTAGTACCCCTCGCCCCAGGTGCGGCCCTCGAGCCGGGCGTCCCACCCCCACTCGACGCGGCCCCAGATGTTCTCGTTGTTGCCGTTGAGGATCACGAGCGACGGGTGCGCGCCCAGGCGGATGACCGCCTCCCGCGACTCGGCGACGATCTCGGAGAAGAGCGGCTCCTCCTCGGCGTAGGCCGCGCACGCGAGCAGGAAGTCCTGCCAGGTGAGCAGACCCAGCTCATCGGCCGCGTCGTAGAAGTCGTCGCTCTCGAAGATGCCGCCGCCCCAGACGCGGATGAGGTTGATGTTCGCGTCGGCGGCCTGGGTGAGCCGCTCACGGTAGCGCTCGGCGTCGATGCGGTGCGGGAAGGTGTCGTCGGGGATCCAGTTGACGCCCTTCACGTACACGGGCCGGTCGTTGACGATCAGCACGAACGGGGTGCCGGCGTCGTCCGGAGTCGTGTCGGCGCGAACGGTGCGGAAGCCGATCCGCCTCGTGCGCTCGTCGAGCACCTCGCCGCCCGACTCGAGCGAGATCGCGAGGTCGTAGAGGTTCTGCTCGCCGTAGCCGCGGGGCCACCAGCGCCGCACATCGGCGACGGTGAGCCGGAGTCGCGCCTCGCCGCCCACCACGGGGGCGCGGAGAGTGGTGCCGCCGACGCTCGCGACGACCTCGAGCGCGGAGTCGCTCACGGAGTCGACCGCGACGCGCACGTCGACGACCCCGTCGCTCCCGTCGACGTCGGCCGAGACGACGGTCTCGGCCAGGCGCGCCGTCGACCACGACTCGAGGAGGACGGGGCGCCAGATGCCGCTGGTCGAGGTGTCGAGCCCCCAGTCCCAGCCGAAGCTGCAGGCCATCTTGCGGATCGAGTTGTAGGGGTGGTGGTTCACGTGCGGCCGGTACTCGAGCTCGAGCGAGGCGCGGTCCGCCTCCGGGACGGGGGCCGCGAAGACGACCTCGAGCGTGTTGTCGCCGTCGACGAGGCGGTCCTGGACGGGGACGCGGTAGGTGCGGTGCTGGTTGCGGCTCTCGAGCACGGTCTCGCCGTTCAGGCGCACGGTCGCGACGGTGTCCAGACCCTCGAAGACGAGGTCGGCCCGGCCGGCCGCGGCGGCGGAGGCGGTGAAGGTGGTCGTGTAGCGCCACGAGGTGCTGCCGATCCACTCCTGCAGCTTCTCGTTGGTGCCGATGTACGGGTCCTCGATGAGGCCTGCGGCCAGCAGATCGGTGTGCACGGTGCCGGGGACGACGGCCGGGATCGGGCCGGCGCCGGCGACGGAGCGGGGGACGAGGCGTCCGGGGAGCGGTTCGACGCTCCAGCCGTCGTGGAGTCGCACGGTGGTCGGTCGGACGGTGTCCGGTCGGCCGGTGTTCAGTCGGTCAGGCGTCGTCATTTGGTGGCCCCCCTGGTGATGCCGTTGTAGATGAAGCGCTGCAGCGAGACGAAGATCACGAGCGTCGGGACGATCACGATCAGCACCCCCGCCGCGATGATCTGCTGCGACGAGCTGAACGGCCCGATGAAGCGGAACAGCGAGGTCGAGACCATGTTCAGCTCGGGCGTCGGCATGTACAGCAGCGGTATGTAGAACTCGTTGTAGATCGCGATCCCCTTGATGATGATCACGGTGACGACAGCGGGCTGGAGCAGCGGCAGGATGATGCGCCAGTAGATGCCGAAGCGGCTCGTTCCCTCGAGCATCGCCGCCTCGTCGAGGCTCTTCGGGATCGACTGCATGAACTGCACGAAGATGTAGATCGAGACGATGTCGGTGCCCGAGAAGAGCAGGACCGCCGCCCAGTAGGTGTTGACCAGGCCGAATCCGTTGATGACCTGGTACGTGGCGACCTGGGTCGTGACTCCGGGCACGAGCGTCGCGATCAGGAAGAGCGCGAACACCGCCTTCTTGGCCCGGAACTCGAAGCGGTCGAGCGCGTACGCGGCCATCGTGCCGATCAGGATCGTGACGATGATCGACAGCGTCAGCACGAGACCGGTGTTGGCGAAGCCGCGCAGCATGTCGCCGCCGACCCAGGCCGTGCCGAAGTTCTCGAAGTTGAGCCAGTTCTGCGGAGGAGTGATCGGCGAGGTCGTCGCGTACTCCTGGGCGGTCTTGAAGCTCGCGAACACGATGACGACGAGCGGCAGCAGCAGCAGGAGGCTGAACACGATCAGCGAGGCGTACTTGCCGAGCACCGCGAGGAACCGCCGGATCGGGTGGGGGGTGAGCGAGCGCTCCCGGGGCCGCGTCGGTGCGGCGAGTGCGGAGGTCATGACGTCTCCTGTCGGATCAGTTGAGGGCCACGTCGTCGTCCGGCACGAGCCGGCGCTGGACGTAGGTGACGAGGAGGACGACGATCAGCAGGATGACCGCCATGGCGGAGGCGAAGCCCACCCGCTGGAAGACGAAGGCCTGCTGGATCGTCGTGATGACGAAGGTGGAGCTGCCGTTCGAGCCGCCCGTCATGATGTACGGGATCTCGAACACCGACAGCGATCCTGCGATCGCGAGGATGAACGACAGGCTGATGATGCGCTTGATGCCCGGCACGATGATGAAGCGGAACTTGTGCCACGAGTTGGCGCCGTCGAGGTCGGCCGCCTCGTAGATCTCGTCCGGGATCGACTGGATCGCTCCGAGGAACAGCACGAAGTTGAGGCCGGTGTAGCGCCAGATCGACACCCCGCCGAGCGAGACGTTGACCCACGACGGGTCGCCGAGCCAGAGCGGAGTGGTCCCGGTCTGCGCGAGGCCGAGACCGGCCAGGGTCGCGTCGAGCGTTCCTCCGGGGCGGAAGAAGAAGAGGAACACCAGTGCGATCGCCACTCCGTTGAGGAGGTAGGGGAAGAAGATGATGCCCTTGAAGAGATTGCGGAACCGGGTGTCGAAGCTGAGCAGGGTCGCGAAGTAGAGCGCGATGAACATCTGCACGAACGAGGCGGCGAAGTAGTAGAGGCTGACGAAGAAGACCTGGAAGTACTCCGGCTTCGTGAAGATCTGCAGGTAGTTGTCGAGGCCGACCGGGTCCTTCTCGAGCGAGATGCCGTCCCAGTCGGTGAACGAGTACCAGATCATGTTGCCGACCGGGTAGTAGGTCAGCGTGATCAGCAGGACGAGGGGCACCGCGAGGAACAGCAGCGGCGTGATGCGCAGCTCCCCGTTCGGGCCCCGCAGCCCGCGACGGCGCTTGACGACGGGGGAGGCGCCGGCGAGCGCCCGGGTGGAGGCGACGCCCGTGGCGCCGATGATCTCGGTCATGGCTTGTGTCCCGCTGGTCGGAGTGGATGGAGACGGGATCCGGTGGCGGGACGCGAGCGCCCCGCCACCGGAGTCGATCACTGGAGCGAGGCGATGCCCTCGGCCCAGCGGGAGTCGAGATCGGCGAAGGCCGACTCCTTGTCTCCGTCGGCGGCACCGCGGGCGATGTCGACGAGCTTCTGGCGGTAGATGCCTCCGGTCAGGTCGACCTGCGATGACTTGATGATGTCGGCCTGCACGCTCTCCTCGCCGGCGGGGGCGGCGTCCTGCTCGAGGTACTCGACGCCCAGGTCGGTGAAGTCGGCGAGCGTGTCGGGGTTCGGGCTGTCGACGGCGGTGCCGATGGCGCCGGACTTGGCGGCGTAGTCGGACTCGAGCGTGAACCACTCGATCCAGGCCATGGCCGTCGCCTTGTTGTCCGACTTCTTGTTGATCGCGCTGAAGTAGTCGGGGGCGAGGGTCGCGACGAACTTCCCGTCGGCCTGGTAGGGGAAGGGCATGTAGCCGATGTCGGCGGGGTCGGTGCCGGCGGTGGTGGCCGCGTCCTTCATCTGCTGGATCGCCCAGGAGCCGAGGTACATCGTGGCGACCTCGCCGGTGGCGATCATGGCCTTCGAGCCCTCCCACGCGGTCGTGGTCGGGTCGGCCTCCGAGAGGCCGTTCTTCACGATGTCGAAGAGCAGGCCGTCCGAGATGCCGACGTAGGAGTCGTCTCCCGTCCACGGGGTCTCGTCGCTGTTCAGCGCGTTGGTCGCGTCGGCGTCGCCGAACACGCTCGGGTCGCCGTTCCACTGCGACAGCGGCCACGCGTCCTTGTAGTTCGTGTAGTACGGCGTCGCGTCGGTGTTGTCCTTGATCAGCTGCAGGTCGGCGAGGAACTCGTCGGGCGTGGTCGGCGTGCCGGTGACTCCGGCCTCGCTCCAGACCCTCTTGTTGTAGACGAAGCCCATCGTGTTGCCGAACTGGGCGATGCCGTACGCGGTGCCCTCGTAGGCCTTCGGCGCGGTGAAGCGGTAGGTCTTCGAGAGCTCGTCGGTGGTGCCGAGCGGCTCGAAGAAGGCCGAGAACTGATCCGGAGCGACCGAGGTCGGCAGGGCGAGGACGTCGCCGATGTTGCCGGAGGAGAGCCGGGTCGTGACGTCCTGCTCGTAGTTCGTGATGCCCTCGAACTTGACCGAGGTGCCGGGGTACGCCTCCGTGAACTGCTTCGCGTACTCGTCGAACGTGCCGTCCTGGATGAGGTCGGTGCGCTGGGTGAGGACGGTGATCTCCCCGGAGGGGGTGCCGTCCGTGCCGCCGCCGGAATCGCCTCCGCCGGAGCAGGCTGCGAGGCCGGCGGCGAGAGCGAGGACGCCTCCGACTGCGATGACGCGCCGAATGTTCATGGTGTCTCCTTCGTGATCGTCTTTGACCGACGGATCGAGCCGTGTGGCGGCTGCCCTGTCTCCGGGGGACGGTAC
The genomic region above belongs to Rathayibacter sp. VKM Ac-2759 and contains:
- a CDS encoding extracellular solute-binding protein: MNIRRVIAVGGVLALAAGLAACSGGGDSGGGTDGTPSGEITVLTQRTDLIQDGTFDEYAKQFTEAYPGTSVKFEGITNYEQDVTTRLSSGNIGDVLALPTSVAPDQFSAFFEPLGTTDELSKTYRFTAPKAYEGTAYGIAQFGNTMGFVYNKRVWSEAGVTGTPTTPDEFLADLQLIKDNTDATPYYTNYKDAWPLSQWNGDPSVFGDADATNALNSDETPWTGDDSYVGISDGLLFDIVKNGLSEADPTTTAWEGSKAMIATGEVATMYLGSWAIQQMKDAATTAGTDPADIGYMPFPYQADGKFVATLAPDYFSAINKKSDNKATAMAWIEWFTLESDYAAKSGAIGTAVDSPNPDTLADFTDLGVEYLEQDAAPAGEESVQADIIKSSQVDLTGGIYRQKLVDIARGAADGDKESAFADLDSRWAEGIASLQ
- a CDS encoding cell wall-binding repeat-containing protein, with the protein product MNSRRPLASLAAIGLAAALLTTGLAASPAAAATAASTGQKSGRETAQTGSAEVVLSGTIALSDVDEAHPAPAGAAYSLRVENDAFVEVSTVVVESTFSITLPGGENYYLEASVIGDSDWYPVWYGDDTPIPVEAAPLAATTGGLTITLPRSAPVSGSVTADAVAGVATTALEVQAWWYEEGSDAFYKLDDDAPAGGAPTTAVPWSLPSIPAGEYVFRSAEDAYPAYDDQYFSKLPRLTEQALTTVPAAGRTGIDFAPKIYGSSVSRLQGGDRYATGVAITKSTFDTVDVLYIASGANWPDALSAGPAAAAQDGALLLTDPNKLFDVVAAEIVRLDPKRIVVAGSSLSVSDAVVDDIASLTDATVDRIAGSDRYDTSRRLVADAFPADSYDTVFLATGNAFPDALSVAPIAGRRGEPVLLVDGAKPELDAPTRAAIADLDATEGVLLGRAPSISQGIQTGLESSGTVRTVSRIAGVDRNDTSRKLNDAYRPSLLTDTAFLAFGNGFADALAVGPVAAAAGAPLYLSESTCLPRDTRTALQRNNLDYATLLGSRLTLAAPLESLTVCP
- a CDS encoding glycoside hydrolase family 2 protein — translated: MTTPDRLNTGRPDTVRPTTVRLHDGWSVEPLPGRLVPRSVAGAGPIPAVVPGTVHTDLLAAGLIEDPYIGTNEKLQEWIGSTSWRYTTTFTASAAAAGRADLVFEGLDTVATVRLNGETVLESRNQHRTYRVPVQDRLVDGDNTLEVVFAAPVPEADRASLELEYRPHVNHHPYNSIRKMACSFGWDWGLDTSTSGIWRPVLLESWSTARLAETVVSADVDGSDGVVDVRVAVDSVSDSALEVVASVGGTTLRAPVVGGEARLRLTVADVRRWWPRGYGEQNLYDLAISLESGGEVLDERTRRIGFRTVRADTTPDDAGTPFVLIVNDRPVYVKGVNWIPDDTFPHRIDAERYRERLTQAADANINLIRVWGGGIFESDDFYDAADELGLLTWQDFLLACAAYAEEEPLFSEIVAESREAVIRLGAHPSLVILNGNNENIWGRVEWGWDARLEGRTWGEGYYYDVFPGIVDELAPHVVYTPGSPFSPDRSQHPNDALNGTTHLWEHWNREDYPRYREVRPRFVSEFGWQGPPTWATLAEAMPDEPLTPESPSMLVHQKAMEGNVKLTDGLVAHLPLPNTMPEWHWAMGLNQALAIRTALDWFRSLQPHNTGAIVWQLNDNWPVVSWAAVDGYGRRKPLWYAIRAAFADRVVTVQPEGERLEASLSNDTDADWTATLRSTRRSFDGAVLEESSLAIEVPARTTLRVPLDLGAPSDAASELLVAEFGGERGLWFFSEFRDSSLGEAVLETEAHAVEGGVDVTVTARTLVRELALLADVAAPDAEVDDMLVTLLPGESVTFHVRTASGVAPEAFTAPEVLRSANALLTAVTA
- a CDS encoding carbohydrate ABC transporter permease encodes the protein MTSALAAPTRPRERSLTPHPIRRFLAVLGKYASLIVFSLLLLLPLVVIVFASFKTAQEYATTSPITPPQNWLNFENFGTAWVGGDMLRGFANTGLVLTLSIIVTILIGTMAAYALDRFEFRAKKAVFALFLIATLVPGVTTQVATYQVINGFGLVNTYWAAVLLFSGTDIVSIYIFVQFMQSIPKSLDEAAMLEGTSRFGIYWRIILPLLQPAVVTVIIIKGIAIYNEFYIPLLYMPTPELNMVSTSLFRFIGPFSSSQQIIAAGVLIVIVPTLVIFVSLQRFIYNGITRGATK
- a CDS encoding 1,4-beta-xylanase, which encodes MSVDLSALDEHFSGMTWGWTGVRGTWATPQAEHSLDEMRPLGLNWVTIAFATLQDTVVSTEIPWREAPTPTDDEVRWAIRAVHERGWKAVLKPTVNCRDGLWRGYIGFFDWDVPGEAHWSDWFASYTEYIVHFAEIAEQEGAEMLCIGCEMVRADPRQAEWRALVAEVRAVYSGIVTYNCDKYQEDHVEWWDAVDVISASGYYPTGQWEQQLDRIEPVARRFGKPFLFIEAGCPSRDTSPERPNDWTLQGAPSGRAQAEYLSEMFEACRSRDWVGGFALWDWPVALYDPADTEENTDYCMYAKPGQQVVTDYYASRGR
- a CDS encoding sugar ABC transporter permease, which encodes MTEIIGATGVASTRALAGASPVVKRRRGLRGPNGELRITPLLFLAVPLVLLITLTYYPVGNMIWYSFTDWDGISLEKDPVGLDNYLQIFTKPEYFQVFFVSLYYFAASFVQMFIALYFATLLSFDTRFRNLFKGIIFFPYLLNGVAIALVFLFFFRPGGTLDATLAGLGLAQTGTTPLWLGDPSWVNVSLGGVSIWRYTGLNFVLFLGAIQSIPDEIYEAADLDGANSWHKFRFIIVPGIKRIISLSFILAIAGSLSVFEIPYIMTGGSNGSSTFVITTIQQAFVFQRVGFASAMAVILLIVVLLVTYVQRRLVPDDDVALN